CGCCATGCCTCACATGCGGGGAAGCTTTGGCATCGATCTTTCCTCGATCACTTGGGTGGCGACGAGCTACAGCATCGCCCACCTCATCATGATCATCATGTCGGACTGGTGGAGCACCGTGCTGGGGCGAAAGCGGTTTTACCTGATTTCATTCGGGATATTTGTCGCCGGCGCGATTCTGGCGGGCTTTTCCACCACGTTCTCC
Above is a genomic segment from bacterium containing:
- a CDS encoding MFS transporter, encoding MSVPSQPMDAAIKAIPFEGKRHLIVSAAVIMGAFISVLDINVVNVAMPHMRGSFGIDLSSITWVATSYSIAHLIMIIMSDWWSTVLGRKRFYLISFGIFVAGAILAGFSTTFS